One segment of Colias croceus chromosome 15, ilColCroc2.1 DNA contains the following:
- the LOC123697977 gene encoding uncharacterized protein LOC123697977 — protein sequence MYNTRVKSNPRKYYVDQYGLENANKIRRLEELKTKRSRFLTSLNFMKQCREHNIIPVCCRIAPKKDIAGSASILNKASQKLLSKVIAGHRSDIERLNIEIRNVASNLKNFMLDTDWQLCLNILDNRAHSKFKSCTDKQKQKFEKLLAKKNNSMSSEYPNVTECQPQVTAVVNLSKQILDNKTIEVLNRGLNFAPAPQKIPCEEIISHVEDTLFKNNILKEDAEAIRQDISCVLRTCKPPKPNISRSESIALKHLRKNEDIIVLRADKGNATVIMDTSDYNNKMSEILSDENTYKKVDKDPTNKVMKQTTDLINKHKTTLNLDTKYLIPSCVKPPKMYGLPKIHKTNTPLRPIVSQIDTPTQKLSQHMSRVLAPLRGNTSAYVKDSYHFVEILKDLNIANNETMVSFDVQSLFTNLPVTDCINIVKKRLGEHNMPLEYAEILEHCLTSGYLLWNGEFYMQVDGVAMGSPVSPVVADIFMEDFEERALATAPVKPRLYKRYVDDTFTILPTEHIPAFLEHLNSIHKNIQFTMELETNNRLAFLDILIMRGRDGMLNHTVYRKVTHTDRYLNGESHHHPCQLASVGKSLFQRARHLCDAAHLSGELQHVKRVLRNNKLQAPPQHHRSRTKPHTVERQPAYLPYVKGVTDRIGRILRRASIKTIYKPHKKINQFLRPIKSNIPLQDAGVYKLDCDCGLSYIGQTKRSIANRLKEHIADIKHRRHKKSAVCEHTLDNNHFIRFDQPQILARENKFFPRLVREAIEIKKHPNFNREDGLKLSNTWDPVIKNLKSHVKRTKRLEDTISQYCQHPEKYSRYQLRRNRWR from the coding sequence atgtataatactcgcgtaaaatcaaaccctagaaaatactatgtAGACCAGTACGGACTGGAAAATGCTAACAAAATTCGCCGTTTAGAAGAACTGAAGACAAAGCGCTCGAGGTTTTTGACATCCCTGAATTTCATGAAGCAATGTCGAGAACATAATATCATCCCAGTTTGTTGTCGAATAGCACCGAAAAAGGACATAGCTGGAAGCGCAAGTATTCTAAACAAGGCAAGTCAAAAATTGTTATCTAAAGTAATTGCTGGACACCGATCGGATATTGAAAGGCTCAACATTGAGATCcgaaatgtagcaagtaacttaaAGAATTTCATGTTAGATACAGATTGGCAGCTGTGCTTGAACATCTTAGATAATCGTGCACATAGTAAATTCAAATCATGCACGGATAAACAAAagcaaaaatttgaaaaattactgGCCAAGAAGAATAACTCAATGTCATCTGAGTATCCAAACGTCACTGAATGTCAACCTCAAGTGACAGCAGTTGTCAATCTGTCAAAACAAATTCTTGATAACAAAACTATTGAGGTACTGAATAGAGGTTTAAACTTTGCTCCTGCGCCGCAAAAAATACCTTGCGAAGAAATAATAAGTCATGTGGAGGatactttattcaaaaacaacATTCTTAAAGAAGACGCGGAGGCGATTCGGCAAGACATATCTTGTGTACTACGCACTTGCAAACCGCCGAAACCTAACATCTCTCGCTCTGAGTCTATCGCTTTAAAACACCTGCGAAAGAATGAAGATATAATAGTACTCCGAGCTGACAAAGGAAACGCAACGGTTATAATGGATACGTCAGATTACAACAACAAAATGTCGGAAATACTGTCGGACGAAAACACCTACAAAAAAGTCGACAAGGACCCAACAAATAAGGTAATGAAACAAACAACTGaccttataaataaacacaaaacgaCATTAAATCTTGACACTAAGTATCTTATTCCATCTTGCGTGAAACCTCCTAAGATGTATGGCTTACctaaaatacacaaaactaATACTCCATTAAGACCTATTGTGAGTCAAATTGATACACCCACTCAAAAACTATCACAACACATGTCTAGGGTGCTCGCTCCCCTCAGAGGTAACACCAGTGCTTATGTTAAGGACTCATACCATTTTGTTGAGATATTAAAAGACCTAAATATCGCAAACAATGAAACTATGGTTAGCTTTGATGTGCAGTCTCTTTTTACTAATCTCCCGGTGACTGATTGCATCAATATTGTTAAGAAAAGGTTAGGTGAACACAATATGCCATTAGAATATGCAGAGATCTTAGAACATTGCCTAACATCTGGCTATTTATTGTGGAATGGTGAATTTTACATGCAGGTTGATGGGGTGGCCATGGGCTCTCCAGTATCACCCGTTGTcgctgatatttttatggaaGACTTCGAGGAGAGAGCCTTGGCCACAGCACCAGTCAAACCGAGACTGTATAAACGCTATGTAGATGACACCTTCACAATACTCCCTACTGAACATATACCTGCATTTTTAGAACATCTTAACTCCATACATAAAAACATCCAATTTACTATGGAGTTAGAAACTAACAACCGTCTAGCCTTTcttgacattttaataatgagGGGACGGGATGGCATGCTCAACCATACAGTGTATAGGAAAGTCACTCATACTGATAGGTACCTCAATGGTGAATCTCACCACCACCCTTGCCAACTAGCTTCTGTCGGTAAATCTTTGTTTCAGAGAGCCCGCCACCTCTGTGATGCTGCCCACCTCAGCGGGGAACTGCAGCATGTCAAGCGAGTACTACGTAACAACAAGCTGCAGGCGCCTCCACAGCATCACAGGAGTCGAACGAAGCCACACACAGTTGAAAGACAACCGGCCTACCTACCATATGTGAAGGGAGTTACTGACAGAATTGGAAGAATCCTAAGACGAGcttcaattaaaactatatataaGCCGCATAAGAAGATAAACCAATTCTTGAGaccaattaaaagtaatattccTCTACAAGATGCAGGCGTGTACAAGTTAGACTGTGACTGTGGTCTCTCATACATCGGCCAAACAAAAAGAAGCATTGCTAACCGACTGAAGGAGCACATTGCGGATATCAAGCATCGGCGTCACAAGAAGTCTGCGGTATGTGAACACACGCTGGACAACAACCACTTCATAAGATTTGACCAACCACAAATCCTTGccagagaaaataaattttttccaagacTTGTGCGCGAggctattgaaattaaaaaacatccaAATTTCAATAGAGAAGATGGTTTGAAACTTTCTAACACCTGGGATCCtgttattaagaatttaaaatcccaTGTCAAACGTACCAAAAGACTAGAAGACACGATCAGCCAATACTGCCAACATCCGGAAAAATACTCCAGATACCAACTACGGAGGAATAGGTGGAGGTAg